The stretch of DNA AGGTGACCATCATTGCGAAAAGGACGAAGCCGGCCAGGAAGAAGACTACCGATCCTGTCCAGATTATGAAGCGCGGGCGGGTCTTGGGATTCTTGAACCCACCAACCAGCTTTCCAAGTGAAAGTTTCGGCATCAACGCCTCTTTTCGTCCGACTGCCCTACTCTAGTTTTCGTGAAAACGTGCACAACGCCTCCCGCGATTACACGATAATCCAATTACTATTCACGTTCAATAAGCGCATCTACAAAATCTCCACATTTTGCACGCGCTCAAGGAGCTTCCCCGCACGCATGAAAAGTAAAGTAGCGACCCCCGGTAAACCCCTATTCAACTGCGAGGATAAGAGAAACCTCCACCGGGGCACCCAAGGGGAGACTTGCGACCCCCACCGCCTCGCGTGCGTGCAAGCCCGCCTGCCCAAAAGCGATGCCGAGCACCTCGCTGGCACCATCGATCACCGCGGGATGCTGTGTGAAATCGGGGGTTGACGCAACATAGCCGACCAACTTCACCGGATGAACCTGCTTATCAAGGTCGCAGACTGTCGATGCCGCAACCAAACAGTTGATCGCGCACAACCTCGCGCACTCAACAGCATCTTCGATTGATAGCGCGACACCTACTGCCCCCTTCGCCACCAAGACTCCGTCCCTGACCGGGAGTTGCCCTGATGTGTATATGAGCGAGCCGACTCTGATCGCTGGAACGTATCGTCCCACCGGGGCCGGAGGTGGGGGAACCTCTATGCCAGCCTCAAGCAGTCTATCGAATACTCTATTGGCAGCCACCACTTCTCCCTACTTGAGCAAGAGCGAGTCGGCAACTCGATTCAGATCCACAATCGCCGAGGAGATCTGCCGCGAACTTTCCGCCGACTGCTGACTGACTTGTGCGACCTCTCGCATCGAAAGGACAACCTGATCTGAGGCCGTCCGCTGCTGCTGCGTTGCGATCGATATCTGCTTGGCTGCATCAGTAGTATTCTCAACCTGGCGGACAATGCGATCCAGTGAGTCCGCTGTCAGCTGCGCGAGTTGTTTGCCTTCCTCCACCTTCTGGGCTGTGCGTTCGGTAGACATGATCAACTGTGACGACGAGGTCTGGATCTCTCGAACGACGCGCCCGATTTCCTGGGTCGAGTCGGTGACAGAGTCGGCCAGCTTTCTGATCTCCTCGGCCACTACCGCGAACCCTTTGCCCGCCTCTCCGGCCCTTGCCGCCTCGATTGCGGCATTGAGCGCCAATATCTTGGTCTGTTCGGCGACGTCATCGATGATGACCAACACTCGCCCAATCTCTTGACTGCGTTCGCCCAGCACCAGGATCCTATCGGAAGCATGTTGGGTACTGGCCCGTATCTGTTCGATGCCGTCAGAAGTGTCGATGACTGAACGCATGCCTTCTTCGACAGTGGCAAGCGTCCTTTCGGCAGTTGTGGCCACCGAGGCCGAGTTGTCAGCGATCTGCTTGGACGTCTGCGCGAGCTCTTCAACCGTCGCCGATGTCTGGGTCACCGCGGCGGCCTGCTCGGCGGCCCCGGATGCTTGTTGCTCCGTGGCTGCGAGGACCTGGCTCGTCAAGGCGCGGAGCTCAGCATTGATGGAGATAGCTTGGTTGATGACGCTGTCTGCGCGTTGAAGTAGCTTCTTGACTTCCTCCTGCATGTCATCAACGCTGCCAGAGACTTGGACAGCAAACGAGGTGTTCTTTTGGGCCTCATTGAGAACATCGACGAAAAGCGCACGACTTGTCTTCAGTGCCACAAAGATGCAGAACAACCCAAGCAGAAGCCCGGCTGCGACGCATAGTATCCAGAACGCGATGTTCATTGCAGGACTCACGGGATCAACGAAGAATGAAGCTGCGAGAGGGAAGGCTACACCGATGCCCACACCTGCCAGCAGCATGGTCACCACAAGCCGACGGCCCGTCCTCGACATTCTCAAGTCAGCCAACTTCGCTCCAATCAGAGGACTACGTGCTCACATTTTAGCAATCGCACACGCAAGAGGCCACGGTTCCATGAGTAGACTTGCGCTTGGATACCCCATAGGGTATTATTCTATCCACTGCCCAGGATGGGCGGATGGCCGCCACGCGAGCAAGGTGATCAGTATGAGCAACCGCATATCTGTACAAGTCTTCGATAGAGCCTCTGGACAAAACTGCTTCTCCGTCGGCTGAGGGCCCTCTTGGTCTCCGGAGGAGATCACCACAATGATCGCGCATGAGCTGAATCGTCGATTCGGCGACTCGGTCACGGTCACATACCTGGACGCATCGAGCAGCGATGTTCGAGCGGAGCACTCGGAGATCATCGCGTCCATCGAGGCCAAGGGCCTCCTTTATCCCGTGACGCTGATCGATGGGGCCCCCAGATTCGAAGGCAGCGTCTCGTATCCATCGATCATGAGGATCGTCACCGAGAAAGTCGCCGACTTGGGGCATTGATCCCTCCAGCATCCACGGGAAACACTCGACCATCAATCCCTGTCTCGCTCCATCTTGTCCCACAACATGCCGACAAGACCTTTCTCTAGAAAATGATCCCATGCGCTGGCTCCCGCGGGATATTCCAATCCTCTGTCGTAGACCGCTCGCTTCTTCGAGTCCTTGAGCACGGCATATGCGGCGTTGATGCGCTGCATCTTGATGGTCGCATCATCGCCACTGCGCGAGGACGTCGGGGTGCTGCGATCAGGATGGTACTTCATGCATAGCGCCTTGTAAGCCTTCTCAATGACTTCTGGTTCGGCATCTCGATCCACCTGCAAGGTCTTGTAGTGACTCACGCGTTCGCCCCCTGTGACGTCTTCGTTAGTGGAGATTACACACCGCCTGAGGAACAACCCTCGCATCGAGATATATCTTCTCGGGCGAAGGACAAGTGGGGCCGGCGATTCGCGCCGACTCGGGACAGATAGTGACCTCGACAAAGCTTTCCGCTGGCGTTGGAGTTGCTGTCTCGCTAGCGGGTGCTTGAGGGGCGGGTGGTGGCGGCGCGGATTGTCTGAGTAGCGCTTGTGTCCGAGTCATGAACGCACCCCATATCTGTGTTGGGAAACTACCCCCACTTACTTGTATTCCTCGGACATTGGTCATATCCACTTGTCCCTCTCGGTGGCCGACCCATACTCCCGTCACGATGTTGCCCGTGAATCCAACAAACCACGCATCCCGATATGATTGCGTCGTTCCGGTCTTCCCGGCAACCGAGAGTCCAGGTATGCGTGCTGCCGCGCCTGTTCCAGACTCGACGGTCCCCACGAGCATCGCCGAGACCTGACGGGCGACCCGCTCCTCGATAGTCCTTTCGCTAACCCTGGTCGGCTCCCAGACGACATTGCCTTCCGAATCGGTGACTCGGGTAATCGCAACGGGAGCTACCCGATAGCCACCGTTCGCGAAAGTACCATACGCTGATGTCATCTCAAGAGGCGAGACGCCGATTTCCATCCCTCCCAGCGCGATAGCCGGGTTCGCATCGAGGGGGCTGGTGATTCCCGCCCGCCTGGCCATATCGACAACTGACTCCGCTCCCATATTCATGATCAATCGGGCGTAGACGGCGTTGACTGACCAGTCAGTGGCGGCCTGAAGAGTCACCCTCGGAGCGGTACTCTCGTTCTCGTAGTTGTTGACGGTCCATATCCCGTCTGTGACTCGCACCGTGTAGGGCGTGGCATCGAAAACCTGATCGGGCCGCACTCCCCTCTCGATCGCCTCCGCCAACACAAAGGTCTTGAATGCGGAACCGGGCTGACGACGCCCCTGAGAAGCGAGGTTGAACTGGTTGGTCGCGAAGTCCCGACCGCCGACCATGGTGACTATCTCGCCGGTCTTACTTTCGATCGCAACGATCGCATACTCCGGGTCGCCGACTCTCCCCAAGAACCTCGCGGCAGCCTTCTCGGCTTCTCTCTGAAGATCGGGGCGAAGCGTAGTGTATACCCGCAGGCCGCCAGTAAAGACGGGGTCGCTACCCAACTCCTCGATTAGCATCTGCTTGACGTGTTCCACAAAGTACGGAGCCACGTCAGGGGCATCTTTGCGGGCCGCCAATCCCAGGTCGAGTGAGGCGACTTCGCTCCTTACGACTTCGGAGATGAGCCCTTGCTGCTCCATGATCTCCAGTACCTCGTTGCGTTCACGCAGGGCAACTTCAGGCTGATTTATTGGGGATCGGGCGCCGGGTGAATCGATGAGAGCTGCGAGCATCGCAGACTGATGCAACGTGAGTTCGGATGCCCTCACTCCGAAGAATCGACCAGCTGCCGCCTCGATGCCGTAGGCACCGTGGCCGAAGTACACTGTGTTGAGATACCCCTCCAGCAAGCGCTCCTTCTCGACACGGGTGCTAAGCTCGTGGGCCAGTAGAGTCTCCTGGACCTTTCGGATAAGGGTACGTTCTTCGTCAGGGAACATCATCTTGACCATCTGCTGGGTTATTGTGCTCCCAGCCCCATCAACGCGGCCACCGCCGATGCCGGCAGAGGCCAAAATCACATCGAGGTCGAAGCCACGATGTTCGAAGAACCCCGGGTCCTGGGTAACTACGACCGCATCCTGAAGGGTCTTTGCTATCGCGCTCATCGGCACGATGGTGCGATCCTCGCCAGCATGCCATTGGGCGATCAGAGAGCCGTCAGATGCATACACCATCGAAGTCTGGGCTGCCTCGAACATGAGGGGGCCTTCTTCAAAATCCGGAAGTGTGGTCGACAGATAGAATATGTAGAAGCCCGCGGCGATGAACACCACCGCGCACAACGCGAAGACGGAGGCAGAAATCTTGAGCAAAGCCGCCACGCGGCCCGAGACAACCACTCGATTCCTCTCGTGACCTGACAAGTCGAGTAAACTGAAACTCCGAAAGTGTTCGTATTCGAGATTACCCAAAGGAAAGCGAACCTCGACCATGTTACCACGCAAGAATGAGTCCGATGCCGCTGAATCCTCTAAGAGCGGTGCATCGGTGACCAGTGCGCTGTTCAGTCAATGGGCGCGCCTGTTAGGCAGGGCCCTGCAGCCGTTCATCGGCATGCGATCGCGGCTCGGACGTCCGGGCATCTCGGTGCCGGACATTCGCACGATTGTTTCAGACGGTGTTGGTTTGCTTTCGGCTGGACGCAACTCGGCTGGACGCTCGACCACGGCGTTGGTTGTGCTCGCTGTGACTGCAATAGGCATAGGAGCGACAGTGTCTGTGCTCCTCAGCGCACAAGGGGTCTTGCAGGCGATAGTAGGCGCGCTGATCGGTATAGGATGGGTTGCGATCCGACTACCGATCATGCATGCGATCTTCAGCTCAGCCGACCCTGAGAGGAAGACGTGTTTGACTGAATCATGGGTTGCCGGATCGATACCGTATATCCTGGCGGTCAATCCACCACTACGATTCATCGCATGGTTGCTCGGCGCCGTGTTAGCCTATCGCGTGTTGTTGAAAGGTGGTGCCGACCGGAGAAGAGTGCGATCGACGATTGCGATCGGTTTCGGGTTCGAGGCCATCGGGGTGCTAGCTGTCCTCGCGACACGTTACGCGATGGTGCTCCTTGAGCTCCTCTAGTCGGATTCTCACACGATGGCTGGCTCTGGTGGGAACTTCTCGGCGACTACGATACCGCCTAGGATCAGCATAGCGCCCAGCAGCTGAGTCAGGGTAAGACGCTCTCCGAGGACCAGCGCTGCCAAGGCGACCGTGAACACGGGCTCGAAGGTGGAGACGATAGCGGCTCTCGATGCTCCCAGCCCTCGCAGCGCTTTGAGATAGAGAAGTATCGCAGCGAATGTCGGTAACAGGACTATGGCCCCGAGCAATGCCCACGTCACCGTGTCCCACTCCTTGGCCGTGAGTGGAGTAGAGGTAATCCACGCCGCCACCCCACAAAGTATTGCAGTGAACGCGAATAGATGCACCATCAGCGTTGTGCGAGGGCGACCGGGCAGCCAGCGGTGGCTCACGAGCGTGAACAGGGCATACCCAGCGGCCGCGCCAAAAGCGAGAAGCACCCCGACTGCCGAGGCCTCCATCTGTCCCGAAGCTGGACCGACAACGAAGACGCACCCGGCAAAGGTAAGGCCCACGGCCCAGGCCCTGCCGTTGGTCAAAGGAACCTTGAAGAACAGCCTTTCGGCGATTACCACCATTGCGGGGTAGGTGTAGAGAATGATCGCCACCACGGCGACATCAGCATGGGTCAGCGCGAAGAAGAAGCAGATCGAGGCAGCCCCATATCCTGCGAGCGAGATGACAGCGTAGCGGCCGATGTCGCCGACAGGGGCCACAAGCTTGCCGGGCCGTGTGATTGCCATGTACGATGCCAGCAACAGTGCTGCCAGAGCGAATCGCCAAGTGAGCAACTGTAAAGGCGTTGCTCCGCGTTCGTAGGCCAGACTCGCCAGGATGGCGAGTGTCCCAAAACATGCCGCCGCCAAAACGGCGTACGCCAGAAACCCAGATGATGTCCGATTCGAACCGCTCACAAGGCTGATAAACTGCCATGAGCGACGAGTGAAGTCAAGGAGGCCGCTGGTGCGGCGTTTCTCAAGATGGATTCCTGCCATAGGCGTTGTGTCGATCATTTGGTGGTCGTCATCGCAGCCAGGCTCGAACATGCCGCCAAACGATTTCAACTCGCTGGCCCACTTCGTCGTGTACGCGCTCCTTGCTGTGGCGATTCACTTTGCGCTCAGCCGCGACCACGACGCTCAAACAGTGTGGGTCTTTGCGATCTTGCTCGCATCGGCTTACGGAGTCGTTGACGAAGTCCATCAGTCCTTTGTGCCAGGCAGAACGCCAGACGTCGTGGACTGGGGATGGGACACGCTAGGAGCGGCTGTCGGAGCTTCGGTAGCTCGCAGCGTCAGTGGCAAGCGCCTTCATCAGCCGAAGGGGCACACCCCGACGATCAGAGGCGGCTAAGGCAGCACCGGGACGCATCAGTAAGAGTCTGCGGATCCGTCCTCATAGTAGGCATCCTCTTGAGTTGGAGGCTCGCGCCACTCTTCGTCCATGGCCAGCCCTGACCCACCTCTTCGGCCGTTGCTCTCTTCGCGGTAGTCAGGATACTCGGACTCCTGCGGCTCGCGCTCCTGAGGCTCGGACTCCTGCGGCTCCGAATGCTCGCCGCGTCGGCCTCTAGGCTCAGCGGGCTCGCTTTCATCGGCGGGATCGGCCTCTTCCTTAGGCTCGGCGGGGTCACTCTCGTACGTGCCCTCACTTTCACGGTACTCCGTCTCATCAGCATCGGTTGCTGGCGGAACGACAGGTGCGAGCTTCCTCTCGAGCGGCTCCTCGGCCGGTGGCTCGAGCGGAAGCAACTGTAAAGGCGTTGCTCCGCGTTCGTAGGCCAGACTCGCCAGGATGGCGAGTGTCCCAAAACATGCCGCCGCCAAAACGGCGTACGCCAGAAACCCAGATGATGTCCGATTCGAACCGCTCACAAGGCTGATAAACTGCCATGAGCGACGAGTGAAGTCAAGGAGGCCGCTGGTGCGGCGTTTCTCAAGATGGATTCCTGCCATAGGCGTTGTGTCGATCATTTGGTGGTCGTCATCGCAGCCAGGCTCGAACATGCCGCCAAACGATTTCAACTCGCTGGCCCACTTCGTCGTGTACGCGCTCCTTGCTGTGGCGATTCACTTTGCGCTCAGCCGCGACCACGACGCTCAAACAGTGTGGGTCTTTGCGATCTTGCTCGCATCGGCTTACGGAGTCGTTGACGAAGTCCATCAGTCCTTTGTGCCAGGCAGAACGCCAGACGTCGTGGACTGGGGATGGGACACGCTAGGAGCGGCTGTCGGAGCTTCGGTAGCTCGCAGCGTCAGTGGCAAGCGCCTTCATCAGCCGAAGGGGCACACCCCGACGATCAGAGGCGGCTAAGGCAGCACCGGGACGCATCAGTAAGAGTCTGCGGATCCGTCCTCATAGTAGGCATCCTCTTGAGTTGGAGGCTCGCGCCACTCTTCGTCCATGGCCAGCCCTGACCCACCTCTTCGGCCGTTGCTCTCTTCGCGGTAGTCAGGATACTCGGACTCCTGCGGCTCGCGCTCCTGAGGCTCGGACTCCTGCGGCTCCGAATGCTCGCCGCGTCGGCCTCTAGGCTCAGCGGGCTCGCTTTCATCGGCGGGATCGGCCTCTTCCTTAGGCTCGGCGGGGTCACTCTCGTACGTGCCCTCACTTTCACGGTACTCCGTCTCATCAGCATCGGTTGCTGGCGGAACGACAGGTGCGAGCTTCCTCTCGAGCGGCTCCTCGGCCGGTGGCTCGAGCGGAACCTGGCCGACTCCGATCTTCGAGGCGGCTTCTCTGATCGGAAACAACACGTCGCCGGGCGCAGACCGCATCACAGCGTAAGCGGTTCCGCCGAAGAGTGCGACGGCAAGCGCAGCAAGGGCCGCCATCCGCACCAAGCGAATCCCCGGACGAATGGGGGTGCGTGGAAGCGAAACACGAACAGAAGCCATGGTAGTCGCGCGGAGCCTCTGCCGAACATCCTCGGGCATAGGTGTCTCAGCGAGCTTGATGGCTCTCTCGAGTTCTTTATGTGCTCTATCAGTTCTCATCGTTCTGCTCTTCTATTATTCGAGCCAGCCTCTTCATGGCTCGATGCTGCAACGCCTTCACTGCGTTTTCCGTGCGGTCCAGAACCTTTGCGGTGGATCTCACATCCATATCCCAGATGAATCGGGCTACGATCACGGCTGCCTGCTCGCTGGTCAGTCTGGATATGCTCTCCTTCATCATCTCCGCGTCTACCTGCGCTAACACTACTTCGTCCACCACAATCGGGTCTTGCTCCGTGTAGCTCTCAATATCCTCGACCGGTTCGGGAGCCTTCGCGTTTCGCCTGTGATGGTCGACGATCGCATTGTGCGCGATCCGAAACAACCATGCCGAGAAGGGCGCTCCCGTCTGCCGATATCCTGCGACTGCTTCAAATGCCTTCAGGAAGACCGTCCCGGCGATGTCCTCGGCATCATGCTCCGTGCGCACACGGACTCGAATGTATCCGTAGACGCGATCGGCGTAGATGTCGAAGATCGCTCCGAAAGCCTCGGCATCTCCTCTGACGGCTTTCTTCACAAGCCTGTCAATGTGCCTTTCCTCGAACAGCCGTCTCAAAATGATCTCCTGATGGAATAACGTGATGACCCCTGTAAAAGTTACGGGCATGCTCCCGCCAATATGAC from Actinomycetota bacterium encodes:
- a CDS encoding RidA family protein, translated to MAANRVFDRLLEAGIEVPPPPAPVGRYVPAIRVGSLIYTSGQLPVRDGVLVAKGAVGVALSIEDAVECARLCAINCLVAASTVCDLDKQVHPVKLVGYVASTPDFTQHPAVIDGASEVLGIAFGQAGLHAREAVGVASLPLGAPVEVSLILAVE
- a CDS encoding methyl-accepting chemotaxis protein → MADLRMSRTGRRLVVTMLLAGVGIGVAFPLAASFFVDPVSPAMNIAFWILCVAAGLLLGLFCIFVALKTSRALFVDVLNEAQKNTSFAVQVSGSVDDMQEEVKKLLQRADSVINQAISINAELRALTSQVLAATEQQASGAAEQAAAVTQTSATVEELAQTSKQIADNSASVATTAERTLATVEEGMRSVIDTSDGIEQIRASTQHASDRILVLGERSQEIGRVLVIIDDVAEQTKILALNAAIEAARAGEAGKGFAVVAEEIRKLADSVTDSTQEIGRVVREIQTSSSQLIMSTERTAQKVEEGKQLAQLTADSLDRIVRQVENTTDAAKQISIATQQQRTASDQVVLSMREVAQVSQQSAESSRQISSAIVDLNRVADSLLLK
- a CDS encoding DUF1462 family protein; this encodes MIAHELNRRFGDSVTVTYLDASSSDVRAEHSEIIASIEAKGLLYPVTLIDGAPRFEGSVSYPSIMRIVTEKVADLGH
- a CDS encoding DnaJ domain-containing protein yields the protein MSHYKTLQVDRDAEPEVIEKAYKALCMKYHPDRSTPTSSRSGDDATIKMQRINAAYAVLKDSKKRAVYDRGLEYPAGASAWDHFLEKGLVGMLWDKMERDRD
- a CDS encoding transglycosylase domain-containing protein gives rise to the protein MVVSGRVAALLKISASVFALCAVVFIAAGFYIFYLSTTLPDFEEGPLMFEAAQTSMVYASDGSLIAQWHAGEDRTIVPMSAIAKTLQDAVVVTQDPGFFEHRGFDLDVILASAGIGGGRVDGAGSTITQQMVKMMFPDEERTLIRKVQETLLAHELSTRVEKERLLEGYLNTVYFGHGAYGIEAAAGRFFGVRASELTLHQSAMLAALIDSPGARSPINQPEVALRERNEVLEIMEQQGLISEVVRSEVASLDLGLAARKDAPDVAPYFVEHVKQMLIEELGSDPVFTGGLRVYTTLRPDLQREAEKAAARFLGRVGDPEYAIVAIESKTGEIVTMVGGRDFATNQFNLASQGRRQPGSAFKTFVLAEAIERGVRPDQVFDATPYTVRVTDGIWTVNNYENESTAPRVTLQAATDWSVNAVYARLIMNMGAESVVDMARRAGITSPLDANPAIALGGMEIGVSPLEMTSAYGTFANGGYRVAPVAITRVTDSEGNVVWEPTRVSERTIEERVARQVSAMLVGTVESGTGAAARIPGLSVAGKTGTTQSYRDAWFVGFTGNIVTGVWVGHREGQVDMTNVRGIQVSGGSFPTQIWGAFMTRTQALLRQSAPPPPAPQAPASETATPTPAESFVEVTICPESARIAGPTCPSPEKIYLDARVVPQAVCNLH
- a CDS encoding DMT family transporter, with translation MIDTTPMAGIHLEKRRTSGLLDFTRRSWQFISLVSGSNRTSSGFLAYAVLAAACFGTLAILASLAYERGATPLQLLTWRFALAALLLASYMAITRPGKLVAPVGDIGRYAVISLAGYGAASICFFFALTHADVAVVAIILYTYPAMVVIAERLFFKVPLTNGRAWAVGLTFAGCVFVVGPASGQMEASAVGVLLAFGAAAGYALFTLVSHRWLPGRPRTTLMVHLFAFTAILCGVAAWITSTPLTAKEWDTVTWALLGAIVLLPTFAAILLYLKALRGLGASRAAIVSTFEPVFTVALAALVLGERLTLTQLLGAMLILGGIVVAEKFPPEPAIV
- a CDS encoding VanZ family protein translates to MPPNDFNSLAHFVVYALLAVAIHFALSRDHDAQTVWVFAILLASAYGVVDEVHQSFVPGRTPDVVDWGWDTLGAAVGASVARSVSGKRLHQPKGHTPTIRGG
- a CDS encoding sigma-70 family RNA polymerase sigma factor, producing MRRLFEERHIDRLVKKAVRGDAEAFGAIFDIYADRVYGYIRVRVRTEHDAEDIAGTVFLKAFEAVAGYRQTGAPFSAWLFRIAHNAIVDHHRRNAKAPEPVEDIESYTEQDPIVVDEVVLAQVDAEMMKESISRLTSEQAAVIVARFIWDMDVRSTAKVLDRTENAVKALQHRAMKRLARIIEEQNDEN